A stretch of the Solanum stenotomum isolate F172 unplaced genomic scaffold, ASM1918654v1 scaffold15781, whole genome shotgun sequence genome encodes the following:
- the LOC125850251 gene encoding arabinosyltransferase XEG113 gives MAWENPFKEMANSKPLFLTIYATVLIGIVFSSVYVFSAIYSSPNSTFSLSMAPSTSSDEKAEPSVQASNFSHRQVDDASIPVKPQHQSKLLKPIWKVPPAGSKMPDLETFKLSKELVQERVTDNIVVVTFGNYAFMDFILTWVKHLTDMGVENLLVGAMDTKLLEALYWKGVPAFDMGSHMSTVDVGWGSPTFHKMGREKVVLIDSILPYGFELLMCDTDMVWLKNPLPYIARFPEADVLTSTDQVVPTVTDDRLDLWQQVGAAYNIGIFHWRATESAKKLAREWKEMILADDKIWDQNGFNELVRRQLGPSVDDDSGLVYAYDGNLKLGLLPASIFCSGHTYFVQSMFQHLRLEAYAVHTTFQYAGTEGKRHRLREGMVFYDPPEYYNPPGGLLTFKPSIPKNLLLDGEHTIDTHFTLVNYQMKQIRTALAVASVLNRTLVMPPLWCRLDRLWFGHPGILPGSLTRQPFVCPLDHVFEINVMLKEMANEEFGPGINIREYSLFENPSMPQEVKKSWLDVHLCQEGSPGCQVNSTSQSGVLKLPKHSTEEMLKTAFSKFKDVKVIQFSSMQDAFDRFTDKTREEQFRNRVKRYVGIWCCVETHTPGHIYYDMYWDEKPGWKAAPPNSTKDDHPPW, from the exons ATGGCTTGGGAGAACCCATTTAAGGAAATGGCGAATTCCAAGCCATTGTTCTTGACGATCTATGCTACTGTCTTGATCGGAATTGTTTTCTCTTCGGTTTATGTATTTTCAGCTATTTATTCTTCTCCTAATTCTACCTTTTCCCTTTCCATGGCTCCTTCCACTTCTTCAG ATGAAAAAGCAGAACCTTCAGTTCAAGCATCAAACTTTTCTCATCGACAAGTAGATGATGCTTCAATACCAGTGAAACCCCAGCATCAAAGCAAATTATTGAAGCCGATTTGGAAAGTTCCCCCTGCGGGTTCAAAGATGCCAGATTTAGaaacttttaaattatcaaaagaaCTGGTGCAGGAAAGAGTTACAGACAATATTGTAGTTGTGACCTTTGGTAACTATGCTTTCATGGATTTTATCTTGACGTGGGTTAAACATTTGACAGATATGGGTGTTGAGAACCTTCTAGTCG GTGCAATGGACACAAAGCTATTAGAGGCGCTTTATTGGAAAGGAGTGCCAGCTTTTGATATGGGTAGCCATATGAGCACTGTAGATGTTGGATGGGGCTCACCAACATTTCACAAAATGGGGAGAGAGAAAGTTGTACTCATAGATTCTATCTTACCTTATGGCTTTGAACTCCTAATGTGTGATACCGATATGGTGTGGTTAAAG AACCCTCTTCCTTATATAGCACGTTTCCCTGAAGCAGATGTATTGACCTCTACCGATCAAGTTGTACCAACAGTTACCGATGACAGATTGGACCTGTGGCAACAAG TTGGCGCTGCTTATAATATTGGAATCTTCCATTGGCGGGCTACTGAGTCCGCAAAGAAACTGGCCAGAGAATGGAAAGAAATGATTTTAGCTGACGACAAGATATGGGATCAGAATGGTTTCAATGAACTTGTGCGCAGACAGTTGGGACCTTCTGTTGATGATGACAGTGGGCTCGTCTATGCTTATGATGGAAATCTCAAACTTGGTCTTCTCCCGGCAAGTATTTTTTGCAGTGGGCATACCTATTTCGTCCAG TCTATGTTTCAACATCTAAGACTGGAGGCTTATGCTGTACATACAACATTCCAATATGCTGGAACGGAAGGAAAGCGTCACCGATTACGTGAAGGCATGGTGTTCTATGATCCACCTGAATACTATAATCCACCAG GAGGGCTTTTGACTTTTAAGCCGTCAATCCCCAAGAACTTGTTACTGGATGGAGAGCATACCATAGATACACACTTCACTCTTGTTAATTATCAG ATGAAACAAATAAGGACTGCGCTTGCTGTTGCTTCAGTGCTGAATCGTACCTTG GTAATGCCGCCACTATGGTGCAGGTTGGATAGGTTGTGGTTTGGACATCCTGGTATTCTGCCGGGTTCTTTGACAAGGCAACCTTTTGTTTGTCCTCTAGATCATGTTTTTGAG ATTAATGTGATGTTGAAGGAAATGGCAAATGAGGAATTTGGACCTGGGATCAATATTAGGGAGTACTCGCTATTTGAAAATCCATCAATGCCGCAAGAG GTTAAAAAGTCATGGCTTGATGTACATCTCTGCCAAGAAGGGTCACCGGGCTGTCAGGTTAATAGTACAAGTCAAAGCGGGGTTCTCAAACTTCCCAAACATAGTACAGAAGAAATG TTGAAGACGGCATTTTCCAAGTTTAAGGATGTGAAAGTAATCCAGTTCTCATCAATGCAAGATGCCTTTGATCGTTTTACGGACAAG ACAAGGGAAGAACAATTCAGGAATCGTGTCAAGAGGTATGTAGGCATTTGGTGTTGCGTGGAGACTCATACACCAGGTCACATATACTATGATATGTATTGGGATGAGAAACCTGGCTGGAAAGCAGCTCCTCCCAACTCTACAAAAGACGATCATCCGCCTTGGTGA
- the LOC125850249 gene encoding probable receptor-like protein kinase At1g49730 — MGFLGFSKSNPRSYWIASAIALVIILLIILKKFIVYLDCKGNKQLSKTKPDEENQVSVDSNGAIIRTYALEELKMATKDFKIRIGVGATSYVYLAEFGDGRLGAVKRVMEERGGETKMFLDEVSVLLRISHPNLVGLMGFCLDKGEQLLLLEYVPNKSLFERMHTYHGQSSGTLSWSNRLNIALDVARALNYLHSVADPPVIHRDVKSSNVLLNNDDHAKLADFGLCKLGNDVISATTPTKVKGSLGYVDTYYLNTGLVSPKSDVYSFGVLLLELITGLKSVQGSMTLAEWTEECRKNNENVEVLIGMLDPKLNGNVDIQQLRVLVDVANSSLLENCEARPNMTQIVYKISSCMEPQCVHELPV, encoded by the exons ATGGGATTCCTTGGATTCTCCAAATCCAATCCAAGAAGTTATTGGATTGCTAGTGCAATAGCTCTTGTTATCATTCTCTTAATCATCTTAAAGAAATTTATAGTTTATCTAGATTGTAAAGGCAATAAGCAACTTTCAAAAACCAAACCTGATGAAGAAAATCAAGTTAGTGTTGATTCAAATGGTGCTATTATAAGAACTTATGCACTAGAAGAATTGAAAATGGCAACCAAAGACTTCAAGATTCGGATTGGTGTTGGAGCAACTTCATATGTTTATCTTGCTGAGTTTGGAGATGGAAGATTAGGCGCGGTGAAGCGTGTTATGGAGGAAAGAGGTGGAGAAACAAAGATGTTCTTGGATGAAGTCTCTGTCTTGCTTAGGATATCACATCCTAACTTGGTTGGTTTAATGGGATTTTGCTTGGATAAAG GAGAACAGTTACTACTTTTGGAGTATGTTCCTAACAAAAGCCTCTTTGAGAGGATGCACACATACCATGGTCAATCCTCTGGTACATTATCATGGTCTAATCGTCTAAACATCGCGTTAGATGTTGCTCGTGCTCTTAACTATCTCCATTCAGTAGCCGATCCTCCTGTCATACACAGAGACGTTAAATCATCAAACGTTCTGTTAAACAACGATGATCATGCCAAGCTTGCAGATTTCGGGCTATGCAAATTAGGCAATGATGTTATAAGCGCGACTACACCTACTAAAGTAAAAGGTTCACTCGGTTATGTTGACACATATTACCTTAACACAGGACTAGTGTCACCAAAAAGTGATGTTTATAGCTTCGGAGTGTTACTTCTCGAGCTCATTACAGGGCTCAAGTCAGTACAAGGCTCAATGACGCTTGCTGAATGGACTGAGGAATGTAGGAaaaataatgagaatgttgaggtgTTAATTGGTATGTTGGATCCAAAACTCAATGGTAATGTAGATATACAACAGTTAAGAGTTTTGGTTGATGTGGCTAATTCATCTTTACTTGAAAATTGTGAAGCAAGACCAAACATGACACAAATTGTCTATAAAATTTCAAGTTGCATGGAGCCTCAATGTGTACATGAATTACCTGTATAG